A stretch of Bubalus bubalis isolate 160015118507 breed Murrah chromosome 19, NDDB_SH_1, whole genome shotgun sequence DNA encodes these proteins:
- the AGXT2 gene encoding alanine--glyoxylate aminotransferase 2, mitochondrial, with amino-acid sequence MTGAWRYLLRSLHLKTLSLWTPKTCFSLNARAFWTSVTRCGLHTKPSMPPCDFTPERYQSLAYSRVLEIHKQHLSPVHTAYFPEPLLLHQGHMEWLFDHEGNRYLDFFSGIVTVSVGHCHPKVNAAAQRQLGRLWHTSSVFFHPLMHEYAEKLSALLPEPLKVVFLVNSGSEANDLAMLMARAHSNSTDIISFRGAYHGSSPYTLGLTNVGIYKMDLPHGMGCQPTMCPDIFHGPWGGSHCRDSPVQTIRKCSCAPDCCQAKDQYIEQFKDTLSTSVAKSIAGFFAEPIQGVNGVVQYPKGFLKEAFELVRERGGVRIADEVQTGFGRLGSHFWGFQTHDVLPDIVTMAKGIGNGFPMAAVVTTPDIAKSLTKRLLHFNTFGGNPMACAIGSAVLEVIKEENLQENSQEVGTYMLLKLAKLRDEFEIVGDVRGKGLMIGIEMVKDKESRQPLPREEVNQIHHDCKCMGLLIGRGGLFSQTFRIAPSMCITKPEVDFAVEVFRSALIQHMERRAK; translated from the exons ATGACAGGAGCCTGGAGATATTTGCTGAGATCTTTGCACCTGAAAACCTTATCTCTCTGGACCCCCAAGACGTGCTTTTCCCTTAATG CCCGTGCTTTCTGGACATCTGTGACCAGGTGCGGTCTTCATACAAAGCCCAGCATGCCACCATGTGACTTCACACCCGAAAGATACCAG TCCCTGGCCTATAGCCGAGTCCTGGAGATCCATAAGCAACATCTCTCTCCTGTGCACACAGCCTATTTCCCGGAGCCCCTGTTGCTGCACCAGGGACACATGGAGTGGCTCTTTGATCATGAGGGAAACAGATACCTGGATTTCTTTTCTGGGATTGTCACTGTCAGTGTTGGTCACTGCCACCC GAAAGTAAACGCAGCGGCGCAAAGGCAGCTGGGCCGCCTGTGGCATACAAGTTCTGTCTTCTTCCACCCTCTGATGCACGAATATGCAGAGAAGCTTTCAGCACTTCTTCCTGAGCCTTTGAAG gtcGTTTTCTTGGTGAACAGTGGTTCAGAAGCCAATGACCTAGCCATGCTGATGGCCAGAGCACACTCAAACAGCACAGACATCATTTCTTTCAG AGGAGCCTACCATGGATCCAGTCCTTACACACTTGGCTTGACAAATGTAGGCATCTATAAGATGGACCTCCCTCATGGGATGGGCTGCCAACCA ACAATGTGCCCAGACATTTTCCATGGCCCTTGGGGAGGAAGCCACTGCCGAGATTCTCCAGTGCAAACAATTAGGAAATGCAGCTGTGCGCCAG ACTGCTGTCAAGCTAAAGACCAGTATATTGAACAATTCAAAGATACTCTGAGCACTTCTGTGGCCAAATCAATTGCTGGATTTTTTGCAGAGCCAATTCAA GGGGTGAATGGCGTTGTTCAGTACCCAAAGGGGTTTCTAAAGGAAGCCTTCGAGCTGGTGCGCGAGCGGGGAGGCGTGCGCATTGCAGATGAA GTGCAGACAGGATTTGGAAGGCTGGGCTCTCACTTCTGGGGCTTCCAAACACACGATGTCCTGCCAGATATTGTCACCATGGCTAAAGGGATTGGGAATGGCTTTCCCATGGCAGCAGTCGTGACAACTCCAG ATATTGCCAAGTCCTTAACCAAGCGCCTGCTTCACTTCAATACCTTTGGCGGGAACCCCATGGCATGCGCCATTGGTTCAGCCGTGCTTGAG gtgattaaagaagaaaatctacAAGAAAATAGCCAAGAAGTTGGCACCTATATGTTGCTGAAGTTGGCTAAGCTGCGGGATGAATTTGAAATTGTAGGAGATGTCCGAGGCAAAGGTCTCATGATAGGAATAGAAATGGTGAAGGATAAG GAGAGCCGCCAGCCTCTTCCCCGTGAAGAAGTAAATCAAATCCACCATGACTGCAAATGCATGGGGCTTCTGATTGGCAGAGGCGGCCTTTTCTCTCAG